The nucleotide window AATCCACTTGCCAGCAATGTGAAATCAGTTTATCGAACCCATATCGATGTCGTGCACTACCGTAAAATTGATACACACCGTCTTCGCAATCAAACCGAGCGAgggtattatttttttgttttattttaacgtgttttattcaaaaaatttccCACTTAGCACCAAAATCATTTATTTGCTTTAGGAAAGAAACCCGTTTTTCTGCCGAACGAGAGGCTCTTCTTCATGAGCTTTCAAAAAAACCAGACATCTATGAACGGTTGGCTCGTGCCATCGCTCCATCAATTTATGAAAATGAAGATATTAAGAAAGGCATTTTACTTCAGCTCTTTGGTGGAACGAAAAAAGACTTCACTGAGGTTGGTCGTGGCGGATTCCGTGCCGAGATCAATATCCTTCTCTGTGGTGATCCTGGCACAAGCAAATCGCAGTTGTTGCAGTACATATTCAATTTGGTCCCCCGATCGCAATATACATCTGGCAAAGGAAGCTCAGCAGTCGGTCTTACCGCGTATGTGACAAAAGATCCTGAAACTAAGCAACTGGTGCTTCAAACGGGTGCGCTTGTTTTGGCAGACAACGGGATCTGTTGTATTGACGAGTTCGATAAAATGTCTGACGCTACGCGTAGCATCCTGCATGAAGTACAAATTTTTCTCGATTAAAAAAAGGCATTAAGTCATATTATGtctatttttatgtttaaggTCATGGAGCAGCAAACTTTGAGTATTGCTAAAGCCGGTATTATCTGTCAACTAAATGCTCGTACATCTATCTTAGCTGGCGCGAACCCAATCGAATCTCAATGGAACAAAGACAAAACTATCATTGAGAACATTGAACTACCACATACACTATTATCAAGGTAATCTGTCGAATGAGATTCCTTTTTGGTTATACCTAAAATTTTATTGATTAAAAAGGTTTGACTTGATCTTTTTGATGCTGGATCCACAAGACGAACTCTACGACAAGCGTCTTGCTCGCCATTTAGTTTCATTATATTATAGTGCAGccgaagaaaatgaaactgATTTCCTGGTACAGTGCTGTGAAATTCTTTGCTTTTCATGTTTCCTCgtttaagttttatttttgcgtTATTAGGAGCTCGATGTTTTGCGGGATTATATGGCCTATGGAAAAGAGCATATTAATCCAATGTTGAATGACGCAGCCACCGTACGTCTGGTAGAAGCCTATGTTGAGATGAGACGAATCGGTAGTGGTCGTGGCCAAGTGTCTGCGTACCCTCGACAACTGGAATCACTTATACGCCTTTCAGAAGCCCATGCTAAAGTCCGATATTCTGAAGTCGTCGAAGTTCATGATGTTGAAGAAGCATATCGGTAAGATTTTACAAGATATTTCACCTCATACAAGACATATTTATTATCATTCTTTCATATATGAATAGCTTGCATCGTGAGGCGTTGAAACAGTCAGCCACTGACCCAATGTCAGGCAAAATTGATGTGAACATTCTCACTACTGGGCTAAGCTCAATGGCCCGGAAGAAGCGTGGAGAAGTTGCTGCCGCACTTCGCAAGATGATCGAATCGAAAGGAAAGACCAGTACTTTGAATTATCAAAAAGCGTTTATTGAATTTAAAGCGGGATCTGCTGTGGTATGTCagtcttatttttatttaaggATAGCTGTAATAAGCTAATGTCTCTTATACAGATGATAACCAGAGAGATGTTTGAAGATGCATTGAAGGATTTACAAGATGACGGAGTAGTTGTAGTAGCCGGTCGATCCTCAATCCGAATATGTCATTAACAAGGAGGGTAACTGAATAGCTATCTTTTTTATTCGTCGCGGTGCACCGAACAATTATGTGCCAGTTCGAGGGCACTGttgtttttattatattttgtCCTCACAATTATCTTCTCGCCAATACTTCTTCATTAAAGCTATTCTAAATTggcgtttttgttttatttacactCCCGATAGCCCAGTTATAGTCACAGTTATATTGTATAAGTGGAGAACATGAAAAGCATGAGGGGGATCACAACTAGGGTGACTTTAAGATTAAAGATTGTAAGTATCAGTTAGCTTGAGCTACTTTATGATGCCCATGCAGCTAGTTCCTTcatatcatcatcatcttcttctgcTTTGGCTCCTAGTATTGTATgattaaaaatttgaatacgtCTTAAGGCACCAATTCATTAATTATTTAACTTACGCGACGGACGGGCAGGTACAGCTCGGCTCGGAACTTTGGCAGCTGGCTCAGCAGTAGGCACAGATGGCAGAGCTGCAGCTGCTGGAACATTCAGCAATTCATTATCCAGCTCTTCCTGTTCCAATTCTTCCAACTCTCTCTCCAATTCATCCTAAACAGCAAATATGTATAGGGTAATATATAGATGAATAtaaaggtaaaaagaaaacctacTTCATCAATATCTTGACCAAAGGCCACTGGATTAGAAATGGCTTCTGAGATTTCTCGTGCAACTTCCTGTTGCTCAGCAATGTCATCCATCATGTCATGTACCTTGTCCACATCCCTGTAATTTGGAATTAATAATTATCCTTGTATGTAGAATTTAGATTGAGTAGAAATACATATGCTGATGAGCTGCTTTTAGTGCTTTAGCAGCATCGCCCATTGTCTGAAGAACCGCTGTATTGGTATTTGCTCCCTCCAAAGCTTCTCTTTGCATTTCAATAGTTGAAATAGTGCCATCAATCTGCTGGAGTTGCTTCTCATACCTCTTCTTCCGTTTTAGGGCCTGAATAGCAACtgtaaaattcaaaaatggaaaatccTATTCTAGAGAAAATCTATAAAACAGTATAATTTTAAtacctcttttgtttttagttcCATTCTTTTTAGCAATATCCAATTCttggtcaatttttttttcaagaaattctTGTTTCTTAATCAG belongs to Daphnia magna isolate NIES linkage group LG1, ASM2063170v1.1, whole genome shotgun sequence and includes:
- the LOC116933952 gene encoding DNA replication licensing factor MCM4 isoform X1, with the protein product MASPAKSHASSRASNSKRSRRRSAGAMSDVSDVAPLPSTPSRNGDHDLDIGMSPGGAISELDLNSPLNYGTPSSISSLRTPRSGARGTPMHQRPDVRSDRKVRQVNLGANEQGNLTPIREQAESEGPQLVIWGTDVVVSQCKTKFRRFITQFLQSDEEDLGENMDVNEPYYLQELQQIADLEDPFLNLNCTHLKAFDADLYRQLICYPQEVIPTLDMTVNEMFFEKYPDVILPHQIQVRPFCADKTKNMRALNPEDIDQLITISGMVIRTSNIIPEMREAFFRCSVCSNTASVEVDRGRILEPTLCAMCNTGHSFSIIHNRSQFSDRQMVKLQESPDDMPAGQTPHTVFVFAHNDLVDKVQPGDRVTVTGIYRAVSLRVNPLASNVKSVYRTHIDVVHYRKIDTHRLRNQTERGKETRFSAEREALLHELSKKPDIYERLARAIAPSIYENEDIKKGILLQLFGGTKKDFTEVGRGGFRAEINILLCGDPGTSKSQLLQYIFNLVPRSQYTSGKGSSAVGLTAYVTKDPETKQLVLQTGALVLADNGICCIDEFDKMSDATRSILHEVMEQQTLSIAKAGIICQLNARTSILAGANPIESQWNKDKTIIENIELPHTLLSRFDLIFLMLDPQDELYDKRLARHLVSLYYSAAEENETDFLELDVLRDYMAYGKEHINPMLNDAATVRLVEAYVEMRRIGSGRGQVSAYPRQLESLIRLSEAHAKVRYSEVVEVHDVEEAYRLHREALKQSATDPMSGKIDVNILTTGLSSMARKKRGEVAAALRKMIESKGKTSTLNYQKAFIEFKAGSAVMITREMFEDALKDLQDDGVVVVAGRSSIRICH
- the LOC116933952 gene encoding DNA replication licensing factor MCM4 isoform X2: MASPAKSHASSRASNSKRSRRRSAGAMSDVSDVAPLPSTPSRNGDHDLDIGMSPGGAISELDLNSPLNYGTPSSISSLRTPRSGARGTPMHQRPDVRSDRKVRQVNLGANEGNLTPIREQAESEGPQLVIWGTDVVVSQCKTKFRRFITQFLQSDEEDLGENMDVNEPYYLQELQQIADLEDPFLNLNCTHLKAFDADLYRQLICYPQEVIPTLDMTVNEMFFEKYPDVILPHQIQVRPFCADKTKNMRALNPEDIDQLITISGMVIRTSNIIPEMREAFFRCSVCSNTASVEVDRGRILEPTLCAMCNTGHSFSIIHNRSQFSDRQMVKLQESPDDMPAGQTPHTVFVFAHNDLVDKVQPGDRVTVTGIYRAVSLRVNPLASNVKSVYRTHIDVVHYRKIDTHRLRNQTERGKETRFSAEREALLHELSKKPDIYERLARAIAPSIYENEDIKKGILLQLFGGTKKDFTEVGRGGFRAEINILLCGDPGTSKSQLLQYIFNLVPRSQYTSGKGSSAVGLTAYVTKDPETKQLVLQTGALVLADNGICCIDEFDKMSDATRSILHEVMEQQTLSIAKAGIICQLNARTSILAGANPIESQWNKDKTIIENIELPHTLLSRFDLIFLMLDPQDELYDKRLARHLVSLYYSAAEENETDFLELDVLRDYMAYGKEHINPMLNDAATVRLVEAYVEMRRIGSGRGQVSAYPRQLESLIRLSEAHAKVRYSEVVEVHDVEEAYRLHREALKQSATDPMSGKIDVNILTTGLSSMARKKRGEVAAALRKMIESKGKTSTLNYQKAFIEFKAGSAVMITREMFEDALKDLQDDGVVVVAGRSSIRICH
- the LOC116933976 gene encoding charged multivesicular body protein 4b — translated: MSFLQKMFGSGGKDKGMPTTGQAIQKLRETEEMLIKKQEFLEKKIDQELDIAKKNGTKNKRVAIQALKRKKRYEKQLQQIDGTISTIEMQREALEGANTNTAVLQTMGDAAKALKAAHQHMDVDKVHDMMDDIAEQQEVAREISEAISNPVAFGQDIDEDELERELEELEQEELDNELLNVPAAAALPSVPTAEPAAKVPSRAVPARPSRAKAEEDDDDMKELAAWAS